A single window of Ciconia boyciana unplaced genomic scaffold, ASM3463844v1 HiC_scaffold_138, whole genome shotgun sequence DNA harbors:
- the LOC140646062 gene encoding uncharacterized protein, whose amino-acid sequence MRTEELKEELCVLRERLARCSAESKKQKELLQRLGKKQDELQETMEQLSVQKPVVVRCFENIRQEIEQLEEWMARMKERVEVANREAAAGLEEAQKAKLFHGEAEGGPAARELIKWEPWPELREGLQEQVEVTKLLRSKLRHLLERREGLREPAAFRGKTAQADKTEESLLQEMVAVRLEGRLASRRQKITSWLRSLLLFLAFLQLAVLLLVLLKTDVLNWVLPPKLAAALGSCPARSQLF is encoded by the exons ATGCGGACGGAAGAGTTGAAGGAAGAGCTCTGCGTGCTCCGGGAGCGCCTGGCGAGGTGTTCTGCAGAGTccaaaaagcagaaggagctgctgcagcgtCTG GGGAAGAAGCAGGATGAGCTGCAGGAAACGATGGAGCAGCTCAGCGTGCAG AAGCCTGTTGTGGTGCGGTGTTTTGAAAACATCCGCCAGGAGATCgagcagctggaggagtggATGGCCCGGATGAAG GAGCGCGTTGAGGTGGCAAACAGGGAGGCAGCCGCCGGCCTGGAAGAGGCACAGAAG GCAAAGCTCTTTCacggagaggcagagggaggccCAGCAGCGCGGGAGCTGATCAAG TGGGAGCCCTGGCCAGAGTTGAGAGAAGGTCTTCAGGAGCAGGTTGAGGTCACGAAG CTGCTCAGGAGCAAGCTCCGGCACCTCCTGGAGAGACGGGAAGGCCTCCGAGAGCCAGCAGCTTT CAGGGGGAAGACGGCGCAGGCAGACAAGACGGAGGAGTcgctgctgcaggagatggtGGCTGTGCGGCTG GAGGGGCGGCTGGCATCAAGGAGGCAGAAGATCACTTCTTGGCTGCG GAGCCTTCTTCTGTTCCTCGCCTTCCTGCAGCTCGCCGTCCTCCTCCTAGTCCTCCTGAAGACGGACGTCCTCAACTGGGTCCTGCCACCAAAGCTGGCGGCCGCCTTAGGGAGCTGCCCAGCGAGGTCCcagttgttttga